In one Bacteroidales bacterium genomic region, the following are encoded:
- a CDS encoding gas vesicle protein, producing MHDNVIDRSKDITILELLDRVLNKGVILTGDIVISVADIDLVYVGLKLMLSSVESMEQLRSGKSVAKE from the coding sequence GACCGGTCTAAAGACATTACCATCCTGGAGTTACTCGACAGGGTTTTGAACAAAGGGGTGATCCTTACGGGAGATATTGTAATTTCTGTAGCAGATATCGACCTGGTGTATGTTGGGTTGAAATTAATGTTAAGCTCGGTTGAGTCCATGGAGCAGTTAAGGTCCGGAAAATCAGTAGCGAAAGAGTAA
- a CDS encoding GvpL/GvpF family gas vesicle protein: protein MDKMIYSILSVKNNPEKLNTLLVGIKGIAGTGLFAVSFDQISAVVSNIKRADLIADKTNAIEYAGVIEKLAQQFTLLPMRYGSLMESTDAINKMLGRNYHEFQQNLHKVENKCEFGLKIFCDSEKLKAELRAKSEADTKTPAKPAPEIKNSVYRDYVNKKLKEHRLEELLLTYVDSVISEIMGYLARLNAVNKFKKMATATNIIDAVFLLEKEKKSELIQAVEDLQNQYPGLNFVLTGPWPPYNFVEITIK from the coding sequence ATGGATAAGATGATTTATTCCATATTATCCGTAAAAAACAATCCTGAGAAATTAAATACGCTGTTGGTTGGGATAAAGGGTATTGCGGGGACGGGCTTATTTGCTGTTTCCTTTGATCAGATTTCTGCGGTAGTCAGCAACATCAAAAGAGCTGATTTAATTGCAGATAAAACAAATGCCATTGAATATGCCGGGGTGATCGAAAAACTGGCACAACAATTTACGCTTCTTCCAATGCGATATGGTTCCCTTATGGAATCAACCGACGCGATTAATAAAATGCTCGGAAGAAACTACCATGAATTTCAACAAAACCTTCATAAAGTTGAAAACAAGTGTGAATTCGGGCTGAAGATCTTTTGTGATTCCGAAAAGTTAAAGGCAGAACTGAGGGCAAAATCAGAGGCAGATACTAAAACACCCGCCAAACCTGCCCCGGAAATTAAAAATTCAGTGTACAGGGATTACGTAAATAAAAAGCTTAAAGAGCACAGGCTTGAGGAATTGCTCTTAACCTATGTTGATTCGGTCATTTCAGAAATCATGGGATACCTTGCCCGATTGAACGCGGTCAATAAATTCAAAAAGATGGCAACCGCAACAAATATAATCGATGCGGTTTTTTTACTTGAGAAGGAGAAGAAAAGCGAATTAATTCAGGCGGTTGAAGATTTACAAAACCAATATCCCGGGCTAAACTTTGTCTTAACCGGGCCCTGGCCGCCGTATAATTTTGTTGAAATCACCATAAAGTAA
- a CDS encoding gas vesicle protein K — translation MSENKILFNTGSLDELSEEIGKLTSNEESRLKLTPDNADSGLAKLVLTLVELIRKLVEKQAMRRVDGGSLTEAEIERLGETLMKLEMKMEELKKHFNLTDRDLNINLGPLGDLM, via the coding sequence ATGAGTGAAAATAAAATATTATTTAATACCGGATCGCTCGATGAACTTTCGGAGGAGATCGGGAAACTAACAAGCAATGAAGAATCCAGGCTAAAGCTCACCCCCGACAATGCAGATTCAGGGCTGGCAAAACTGGTACTAACCTTAGTTGAACTCATCCGTAAACTGGTTGAAAAGCAGGCTATGCGAAGAGTTGACGGCGGATCATTAACGGAAGCCGAAATCGAACGGTTGGGAGAAACCCTCATGAAGTTAGAGATGAAAATGGAAGAGCTGAAAAAGCATTTTAATCTCACCGACCGCGACTTAAATATCAATCTCGGTCCGTTGGGTGATTTGATGTAA